Proteins from a genomic interval of Prevotella sp. E13-27:
- a CDS encoding AraC family transcriptional regulator, giving the protein MKADFQYSTDFYGMNSRELSDTCMHLLCTAGEGSFVFNERCYHITKNDLVVIPMPARVSNLAAHDDMRVEWFAADYKFLQNLLPSNNYSIGGSISLNQDPVIKLSDEQAQHLLDDFHRLRDRMDDRHVQFYRELMGSLCLTMMYDIFEAHAQRDSTDIHTDRTAYIVKQLMALLATGISRTEREVTYYAERLNVSPKYLSDTVKRVTGHSVTSYIDRHTVPILKDYLNDERLSLTQIADLMNFTSLSYFSRYCTKHLGQSPSEYRLSLQPKLDL; this is encoded by the coding sequence ATGAAGGCAGATTTTCAATATTCAACAGACTTCTACGGGATGAATTCCCGTGAGTTGAGCGACACTTGCATGCACCTGTTGTGTACGGCGGGCGAGGGCAGTTTTGTGTTCAACGAGCGGTGCTACCATATCACGAAGAACGACCTGGTGGTGATACCGATGCCTGCCCGTGTCAGCAACCTCGCGGCGCATGATGATATGCGGGTGGAGTGGTTCGCCGCCGACTACAAGTTCCTGCAGAACCTGCTGCCGTCGAACAACTACAGCATCGGTGGCAGTATCTCGCTGAACCAAGACCCCGTCATCAAACTCTCTGACGAACAGGCACAACACCTGCTGGATGATTTCCATCGTCTTCGTGACCGCATGGACGACAGACATGTACAGTTCTATCGCGAACTGATGGGCAGTCTCTGTCTGACGATGATGTACGATATCTTCGAGGCCCATGCCCAACGAGATTCTACAGATATCCACACCGACCGCACAGCCTACATCGTGAAACAACTGATGGCTCTGCTTGCTACAGGCATCAGCCGGACGGAGCGTGAGGTCACTTATTACGCCGAGCGCCTGAACGTCTCGCCCAAGTACCTCTCCGATACCGTGAAGCGCGTGACGGGACATAGTGTCACCTCATACATCGACCGACACACCGTACCTATATTGAAAGACTATTTGAATGATGAACGCCTGTCCCTCACCCAAATAGCCGACCTGATGAACTTCACGTCACTCTCTTACTTCAGCCGCTACTGCACCAAGCATCTTGGCCAGTCGCCAAGCGAATACCGTCTGAGTTTGCAACCAAAGCTTGATTTGTAA
- a CDS encoding family 78 glycoside hydrolase catalytic domain encodes MMKRHLTIFCLLVMALNLQARQGNNMNKDLPFNPFGHPLIPDMVADPSVVEINGMFYCYVTTDGYGQGLETSGPPVVWKSRDFVNWSFDGTYFPQAVGEKYWAPSKPVYKNGHWYIYPTVNGYMYPAVSDSHEGPFHLAKGNRFTIENRLLEKDSVCAIDTEMFIDDDGTPYAIWGLRNVARLKDDMTTIDTLVTIDTRKKQYTEGPIFFKRKGIYYYLYTQMALERYEYYYQMSRESPFGPYETPRQDVVCTTDADTGVFGPGHGCVFHPEGTDDYYLVFLEFSRNSTNRQIYANKLEFNDDGTIRQVRVTLNGVGALRQTMRTRHLLQPVQMSVSSVAEPERVPYKLDKRCQRTEYFVPEFAVDGSNGSRWMASSADTTDCWLMADLGMVRRIGNSSLAFVRPTAGHAYRLEGSVDGITWQTCGGHDDLRIMSPHIDSINQSFRYLRVHITHGIRGVWEWKIEEAQTDDFAHAKWIALEADSTILFPYIHLLKANSPEGQSLKSYRMPVLSKTYRVKGQVKRAWVDICGLGQYELFINGEKMGNHFLSPGWTMYNRELLYNELDVTQALQQAKHGKVAIEVMLGGGMYDISTRGYHKMAGSSGAPKLLFCLHVDFKDGQHKDFVSDATWKARESGIRHTSIYSGEWRDATLLAKPHPAIITHPHWDVQLVKQQAGTHVKIHQELPTTEIAPGIYDTRQNCSGIVRIKVKGKRGQTIRLRPAEILKNGAISQKSMPGYEWQYTLSGDTKGETWQPQFSYTGFRYVEVRADEGVELLELTGLHTTTDAAEVGSFECSDTLFNRIHTLIDWAIRSNLVSITTDCPTREKLGWQEQNHLMALSMMYRYDIRSLMNKIADDLADSQHGDGAIPTIAPEYTQFELGSGFEDTPEWGASFILCPWYTYQWYGDDSAMQKHYEAMKRYIAYLGSRAEGGILNYGLGDWFDIGPKRPGKAQLTSVALSATAMYYYELTVMQQIARHLGRNGDAEAFARTAEKVKEAFARQFYNGSDKVYENGSQTGLAMALYTGIAADSLRQRTLDALVHDIEQRSYALTAGDVGFRYVVQALQQNGRSDIVYRMNRSDSIPGYAYQLKQGATALTESWQAYDDVSNNHLMLGHLMEWLYSAVGGIRQTDNAWRHIVIAPQMVGEVTWAKTSLSTHRGKVSCHWTRDMASGEWTISVSIPEGSDAELHLPDGRTATVGAGEHSISSQPVRERELWIKNGQRNIYGVLSSPNNGQAKHPVAIIAHGFNGTHDWGRNYFKTMSELGYMCYTFDFPCGSTGSRSDNNTMNMSIFDEQSDLEAIVRHFCSRPDVDTTDIVLIGESQGGLVSALTATAMSQQTSKLVLVFPALCIPDNWNSRYPHTTDIPDTTRVWQVPLGRRFFMELRDMDPYKAVESYTRPVLIIHGDADNVVPIDYSRRAVKLYKDARLKVIPKAGHGFNPQDFQKSLEWIRQFLTDE; translated from the coding sequence ATGATGAAACGACACCTAACAATTTTCTGCCTACTGGTCATGGCACTGAATCTGCAGGCTCGACAAGGGAATAATATGAACAAGGACCTGCCTTTCAATCCCTTTGGCCATCCGCTGATTCCCGATATGGTGGCCGACCCCAGCGTTGTTGAGATTAATGGAATGTTCTATTGCTATGTCACCACCGACGGCTACGGACAAGGGCTGGAAACGTCGGGTCCACCGGTGGTGTGGAAGTCTCGGGATTTCGTTAATTGGAGCTTCGATGGAACCTATTTCCCACAGGCTGTGGGCGAGAAATACTGGGCACCTAGCAAACCCGTCTACAAGAACGGACATTGGTATATCTACCCTACGGTTAACGGCTATATGTATCCTGCCGTGAGCGATAGTCACGAAGGACCGTTTCACTTAGCAAAGGGCAATCGCTTTACGATAGAGAACCGTCTGCTGGAAAAAGACAGTGTCTGTGCCATCGACACCGAGATGTTCATCGACGATGACGGCACACCCTATGCCATCTGGGGACTCCGCAATGTGGCAAGGCTCAAGGACGACATGACAACCATCGACACGCTTGTCACCATCGACACCCGCAAAAAGCAATATACCGAGGGGCCCATCTTCTTCAAACGAAAGGGCATCTACTACTATCTCTACACTCAGATGGCGCTGGAACGCTATGAATACTACTATCAGATGAGCCGTGAGAGTCCATTCGGTCCATACGAGACACCTCGGCAGGATGTGGTCTGCACCACCGACGCTGATACAGGTGTGTTCGGGCCTGGACATGGTTGCGTATTCCATCCTGAGGGCACTGACGACTACTATCTGGTGTTCTTGGAGTTCAGTCGCAACAGTACCAACAGGCAAATCTATGCCAACAAGTTGGAATTCAACGACGATGGTACCATCCGTCAGGTAAGGGTGACGCTCAACGGCGTTGGCGCTTTGCGACAGACGATGCGCACAAGACATTTGTTGCAGCCCGTACAGATGAGTGTTTCGTCGGTTGCAGAACCAGAAAGGGTTCCCTACAAATTGGACAAGCGCTGCCAGCGTACGGAGTATTTTGTGCCAGAGTTTGCTGTCGATGGCTCCAATGGGTCGCGATGGATGGCATCTTCTGCCGACACCACCGATTGCTGGCTGATGGCAGACTTAGGCATGGTGCGCCGCATAGGTAACAGCAGTCTCGCCTTTGTCCGTCCCACAGCTGGTCATGCCTACAGGTTGGAAGGCTCTGTCGATGGAATCACATGGCAGACATGTGGCGGACACGATGACCTGCGCATCATGTCACCACACATTGACAGTATCAACCAGTCGTTCCGCTATCTGAGGGTACACATCACTCATGGTATTCGAGGCGTATGGGAATGGAAGATAGAGGAAGCGCAGACCGATGACTTTGCCCATGCCAAGTGGATTGCGTTGGAAGCTGACTCCACCATTCTGTTTCCCTACATTCATCTGCTTAAAGCAAACAGTCCCGAAGGGCAATCGCTGAAAAGCTACCGTATGCCTGTCCTCAGCAAGACTTACCGAGTGAAAGGTCAGGTGAAGAGAGCATGGGTGGACATCTGTGGACTGGGACAATACGAGCTGTTTATCAACGGAGAGAAGATGGGCAATCATTTTCTGTCACCTGGCTGGACGATGTACAACCGTGAACTGCTCTATAACGAGCTGGATGTCACACAAGCCTTGCAGCAAGCCAAGCACGGCAAGGTGGCCATTGAGGTGATGTTGGGAGGTGGCATGTACGACATCAGCACCCGTGGTTATCACAAGATGGCTGGCTCCAGCGGTGCGCCGAAGCTGCTTTTCTGTCTGCATGTTGACTTTAAAGATGGTCAGCACAAGGACTTTGTCAGCGATGCTACATGGAAGGCCCGTGAGAGTGGCATTCGTCATACAAGCATCTATAGCGGTGAGTGGCGCGATGCAACGCTCTTGGCCAAGCCGCATCCTGCCATCATTACCCATCCTCACTGGGATGTACAACTGGTTAAGCAACAGGCTGGCACCCATGTCAAGATACATCAAGAACTGCCAACGACTGAGATAGCCCCTGGCATATACGACACACGACAGAACTGCTCAGGGATTGTCCGAATCAAAGTGAAGGGGAAACGGGGACAGACCATCCGTTTGCGTCCTGCCGAGATACTGAAAAACGGAGCCATATCACAAAAGAGCATGCCTGGCTATGAGTGGCAGTACACCCTCAGTGGCGATACCAAGGGCGAGACATGGCAGCCGCAGTTCTCCTACACGGGGTTCCGCTATGTGGAGGTAAGAGCCGACGAGGGTGTGGAACTACTGGAACTAACAGGACTGCACACGACGACCGATGCAGCGGAAGTAGGCAGCTTCGAGTGTAGCGATACGCTTTTCAACCGCATCCATACGCTCATCGACTGGGCCATACGCAGTAATCTTGTCAGCATCACCACAGACTGTCCAACCCGAGAGAAGCTGGGTTGGCAGGAGCAGAACCATCTGATGGCGCTCTCGATGATGTACCGTTATGACATACGCTCGCTGATGAACAAGATTGCCGACGATCTGGCCGACTCTCAGCACGGTGACGGAGCCATCCCAACCATAGCGCCCGAGTACACGCAGTTTGAACTGGGCAGCGGCTTTGAGGACACACCCGAATGGGGGGCATCGTTCATTCTCTGTCCTTGGTACACCTATCAGTGGTATGGCGACGACAGTGCCATGCAAAAGCACTATGAGGCCATGAAGCGCTATATCGCCTATCTTGGCTCTCGTGCCGAAGGTGGCATTCTCAACTACGGACTCGGCGACTGGTTTGACATAGGTCCGAAACGACCAGGCAAGGCGCAACTCACCAGTGTGGCACTCTCAGCAACTGCCATGTACTATTATGAGCTGACCGTGATGCAGCAGATAGCTCGTCATCTGGGGCGAAATGGCGATGCAGAAGCATTTGCCCGTACAGCTGAAAAGGTGAAGGAGGCCTTTGCCCGTCAGTTCTACAATGGCAGTGACAAGGTCTATGAGAATGGCAGCCAGACAGGACTGGCAATGGCTCTCTATACCGGCATCGCCGCCGATAGCCTGCGTCAGCGCACACTGGATGCCCTTGTGCACGATATTGAGCAGCGAAGCTATGCGCTGACAGCTGGCGATGTGGGCTTCCGCTACGTGGTGCAGGCTTTGCAGCAGAATGGGCGCAGCGATATCGTCTATCGGATGAACCGCAGTGACAGCATACCTGGCTACGCCTACCAATTGAAGCAGGGAGCTACCGCCCTCACCGAAAGTTGGCAAGCCTACGACGACGTGTCGAACAACCACCTGATGTTGGGTCATCTGATGGAATGGCTCTATAGCGCAGTGGGAGGCATACGGCAAACCGACAACGCTTGGCGTCACATTGTCATTGCTCCGCAGATGGTGGGTGAAGTGACATGGGCAAAGACCTCTCTCTCCACACACCGAGGAAAGGTATCCTGCCACTGGACGCGCGACATGGCGAGTGGGGAATGGACCATCAGCGTCTCTATCCCCGAAGGCTCTGACGCAGAACTGCACCTGCCTGACGGCAGAACGGCAACTGTCGGTGCGGGCGAGCACAGCATTTCATCTCAACCTGTCCGCGAACGAGAACTGTGGATCAAGAATGGGCAACGAAACATCTATGGCGTGCTGAGCAGTCCGAACAATGGACAGGCAAAGCATCCCGTGGCCATCATTGCCCACGGATTCAATGGTACCCACGACTGGGGCCGGAATTATTTCAAGACCATGAGTGAGTTGGGCTATATGTGCTACACCTTCGACTTCCCCTGTGGTAGTACAGGAAGCCGAAGTGACAATAACACGATGAACATGTCCATATTTGACGAGCAGAGCGATCTGGAAGCTATTGTCCGCCATTTCTGTTCACGTCCAGACGTGGATACGACCGATATCGTACTGATTGGAGAGAGTCAGGGAGGACTGGTTTCGGCATTGACGGCAACTGCCATGAGTCAGCAGACAAGCAAGCTGGTATTGGTTTTCCCTGCCCTGTGCATCCCCGACAATTGGAACAGTCGCTATCCTCACACCACCGACATCCCCGACACCACCCGCGTCTGGCAAGTACCCCTTGGCCGCCGATTCTTTATGGAGTTGCGCGACATGGACCCCTATAAGGCAGTGGAATCATACACCCGTCCCGTTCTCATCATTCATGGAGATGCCGACAACGTGGTACCGATAGACTACTCCCGCCGTGCCGTCAAACTTTACAAGGATGCCCGACTGAAAGTCATTCCCAAGGCTGGTCATGGTTTCAATCCACAGGACTTCCAAAAGTCGCTGGAGTGGATCCGGCAATTCCTAACAGATGAGTAG
- a CDS encoding flavodoxin family protein, with the protein MKKVIVISTSLRHGSNSDMLADKFVEGAKSTGNEVEKISLVGKEIQFCKGCFGCQKLGKCVIKDDVNDIMAKVLEADVVAWATPIYYYEMSGQMKTLIDRMNAMYSQDYKFRDVYLLTTAAEEEEETPKRAEIGLTGWIDCYPKSRLAGTLFCGGVNEAREIMGNPKLQEAFELGEKV; encoded by the coding sequence ATGAAAAAAGTAATTGTTATATCGACTAGTCTTCGTCACGGCTCAAACAGCGACATGTTAGCAGACAAGTTCGTGGAAGGTGCAAAGAGTACCGGAAACGAGGTAGAAAAGATTTCTCTCGTTGGTAAGGAAATCCAGTTCTGTAAGGGTTGCTTTGGCTGTCAAAAGCTGGGCAAGTGCGTTATCAAGGATGATGTGAACGACATTATGGCAAAGGTGCTGGAGGCCGATGTGGTAGCTTGGGCTACTCCCATCTATTATTATGAGATGAGCGGACAGATGAAGACTCTCATTGACCGCATGAACGCCATGTACTCGCAGGACTACAAGTTCCGTGATGTCTATCTGCTGACAACAGCTGCCGAGGAAGAGGAAGAGACTCCGAAGCGTGCTGAGATAGGACTGACGGGATGGATTGACTGCTATCCCAAGAGTCGCCTGGCAGGAACACTTTTCTGCGGAGGTGTGAACGAAGCTCGTGAGATAATGGGTAATCCCAAACTCCAAGAGGCATTTGAATTAGGAGAAAAGGTATAA
- a CDS encoding cyclophilin-like fold protein — protein MKQIFMILAALLVMSCSRDEIQAQTTNYETMTTKMYITIDGRTEAVTLTNNSATQALVAKLQEASVTVTLNSSGGFEIWGALGFSLPTSNEQINAQPGDIVLYNGSNICMFYGTNSWNYTLLGKIDGLSESELRTFLKAGESNISVTLSLSNTTGISQVKADGSKSRAYTLSGTLAQVGHKGIIIKNGKVAIKRVK, from the coding sequence ATGAAACAGATTTTTATGATTTTAGCTGCGTTGCTTGTCATGTCATGCAGCAGAGACGAGATTCAAGCACAGACAACGAACTACGAGACAATGACAACAAAGATGTACATCACTATCGATGGAAGGACTGAGGCCGTCACGCTGACCAATAATAGTGCCACGCAGGCATTGGTCGCCAAATTGCAAGAGGCATCTGTCACGGTAACGCTTAACTCCAGTGGCGGTTTTGAGATATGGGGGGCACTGGGATTCTCGCTGCCAACAAGCAACGAACAGATCAATGCACAACCTGGCGACATCGTCCTTTACAACGGTAGCAATATCTGCATGTTCTACGGCACAAACTCATGGAACTACACACTTCTGGGTAAAATTGACGGATTGTCGGAAAGTGAGCTGCGTACGTTCTTAAAGGCCGGCGAGAGCAACATTAGCGTCACATTATCGCTGAGCAATACCACAGGCATTAGTCAGGTTAAAGCTGACGGTAGCAAGTCGAGGGCATATACACTTAGTGGAACTTTGGCTCAAGTCGGACATAAAGGAATAATAATCAAAAATGGCAAGGTTGCAATTAAGCGAGTGAAATGA
- a CDS encoding alpha/beta hydrolase — protein MKRSFFATILICSILVACNNKQTTNNDMEQKLELTQEWDKVFPLSEKVNHQKVTFKTQYGLTLAADLYTPKDSKGKMAAIAVSGPFGAVKEQCSGLYAMKMAERGFVALAFDPSYTGESSGEPRRTASPDINTEDFMAAVDFLSKQDNVDAERIGIIGICGWGGIALNAAAADTRIKATVASTMYDMTRVSGNGYYDANDNEPDRHAAREALSKQRLSDPKEMAGGVIDPLPDDAPQFVKDYYDYYKTERGYHARSGNSNDGWRVIGTQAYANSRFLYYINEIRSAVLVMHGEKAHSRYFGEAAYHYMVDGKAEGYKFVGEPNPNPENKQLLIIPGASHCDLYDGGYTELVGKGEPKNMIPWDKLEEFFKTYLR, from the coding sequence ATGAAAAGGTCTTTTTTCGCCACGATACTGATATGCAGTATCCTCGTAGCATGTAACAACAAACAAACCACTAATAACGATATGGAACAGAAGTTAGAATTGACTCAGGAGTGGGACAAGGTGTTCCCGCTGAGCGAAAAGGTGAACCACCAAAAGGTGACGTTTAAAACACAGTATGGGCTGACTTTAGCTGCCGACCTTTATACTCCGAAGGATAGCAAAGGTAAGATGGCAGCAATCGCCGTCTCGGGTCCTTTCGGAGCCGTCAAGGAGCAGTGCAGTGGTCTTTATGCCATGAAGATGGCAGAGCGTGGTTTCGTGGCACTGGCTTTCGACCCTTCATATACGGGTGAGAGCAGCGGTGAACCGCGTCGTACAGCTTCGCCCGACATCAATACTGAGGACTTTATGGCTGCTGTCGATTTTCTGTCGAAACAGGACAATGTGGATGCCGAACGTATTGGCATTATCGGTATCTGCGGTTGGGGTGGCATCGCACTGAATGCAGCCGCTGCCGATACCCGTATCAAGGCAACCGTTGCGAGTACGATGTACGACATGACACGTGTGAGCGGCAACGGCTATTATGATGCCAACGACAACGAGCCTGACCGTCATGCCGCACGCGAGGCACTTTCCAAACAGCGCCTTTCAGATCCGAAGGAAATGGCAGGTGGAGTCATCGACCCACTGCCTGATGATGCGCCACAATTTGTTAAGGACTACTATGATTATTATAAAACAGAAAGAGGCTATCATGCACGCAGCGGCAACTCCAACGATGGCTGGCGTGTCATCGGCACCCAGGCCTACGCCAATAGCCGCTTCCTATATTATATCAACGAGATTCGCTCTGCCGTCCTCGTGATGCATGGCGAGAAGGCCCACTCCCGCTACTTTGGTGAGGCAGCTTATCACTATATGGTTGATGGTAAGGCAGAGGGGTACAAGTTTGTTGGCGAACCCAATCCCAACCCAGAGAACAAGCAGCTGCTCATCATCCCAGGAGCCTCACATTGCGACCTCTACGATGGTGGATATACTGAACTCGTAGGTAAGGGCGAACCCAAGAATATGATTCCTTGGGATAAACTGGAGGAGTTTTTCAAAACGTATTTGAGATAG
- a CDS encoding helix-turn-helix domain-containing protein yields the protein MKLDLYINEANDYARDIRVPILHPHVAIIHYDEVGEIRHSLNRIDCYGIFLQREFPENLTYGIGIYHEGDGSLIAFAPGQIGGKRDDGSKRQYHGWVLLFDPVFIHGTEIERRMKDYHFFSYNNNEALFLNTEEKDTLSGLMANIRRELQTTDDDNVQNDIVRDYILLILDYCNRFYVRQFKEMTAGSSDILARFQQVLIDYYDKGRQRTGGLPSVKYCASELCLSPGYFGDIVRGALGESPKDYIRGFIIMRAKSLMLGGMSITQVSDALGFEYPNHFTRLFKQLTGQTPSQFFAEQREK from the coding sequence ATGAAGTTGGATCTGTATATCAACGAGGCTAACGACTATGCACGTGACATTCGTGTGCCAATCCTACATCCCCACGTCGCCATTATCCATTACGACGAGGTGGGCGAGATACGCCATTCGCTGAACCGCATCGACTGCTACGGCATCTTCCTGCAACGCGAGTTCCCTGAGAACCTGACCTACGGCATAGGCATCTACCACGAGGGCGACGGCTCGCTAATTGCTTTTGCTCCGGGACAAATTGGGGGCAAACGCGATGACGGCAGCAAGCGGCAGTATCACGGTTGGGTGCTGCTGTTCGACCCTGTATTCATCCACGGTACGGAGATTGAACGACGCATGAAGGACTACCATTTCTTCTCGTACAACAACAACGAGGCACTCTTTCTGAATACCGAAGAGAAGGACACGTTATCGGGTTTGATGGCGAACATTCGAAGGGAGCTGCAAACAACTGATGACGATAATGTACAGAACGACATCGTGCGAGACTACATCCTGCTTATTCTGGACTACTGTAACCGTTTCTATGTCCGCCAATTTAAGGAGATGACAGCTGGCAGCAGCGACATCCTAGCCCGATTCCAACAGGTGCTTATCGACTACTACGACAAAGGCCGTCAGCGCACCGGGGGGCTCCCCAGCGTGAAATACTGTGCCAGCGAGCTGTGTCTGTCGCCTGGCTATTTCGGCGACATCGTGCGTGGTGCTTTGGGAGAGAGTCCGAAAGACTACATCAGAGGTTTCATTATCATGCGTGCCAAAAGTCTGATGCTTGGCGGCATGAGTATCACGCAAGTGTCCGATGCGCTTGGTTTCGAGTATCCTAACCATTTCACCCGCCTTTTCAAACAGCTAACAGGGCAGACTCCCTCACAATTTTTCGCCGAACAGCGCGAAAAATAA
- a CDS encoding RibD family protein, translating to MRPYVICHMMASLDGRIDCAMTEQIDDTNHYYEALKQFDCPSTLEGKTTLAMHYAQTGEFQPQKAHENAGQQIYRVTEANGYAIGVDTRGTLLWDDDTTELFGRPLLMILSEQASQEYLNYLKQKHISYITTGRDGIDLASALETLRTVFGVNRLAVVGGGHINGSLLDQGLIDEVSIMYGYGIDGREGMAAAFDGRTRERNPVRLAFKSVEEQDGIVWMRYQVVNS from the coding sequence ATGAGACCATACGTAATTTGCCACATGATGGCTTCGCTCGACGGCAGGATAGACTGTGCAATGACAGAGCAGATTGACGACACGAACCACTACTACGAGGCACTAAAACAATTCGATTGCCCTTCGACGCTGGAGGGCAAGACAACGCTGGCGATGCACTATGCACAGACTGGCGAATTCCAACCGCAGAAAGCGCATGAGAATGCCGGGCAACAGATTTATCGGGTCACAGAGGCCAACGGTTATGCCATCGGCGTTGATACTCGCGGCACGCTACTATGGGACGACGACACCACGGAGCTGTTCGGGCGTCCGCTGCTGATGATACTATCGGAGCAGGCCAGTCAGGAGTATCTGAACTATCTGAAGCAGAAACACATATCTTATATTACCACGGGGCGCGATGGCATCGACCTAGCATCGGCTTTAGAGACGTTGCGCACGGTGTTCGGCGTGAACCGTCTGGCCGTAGTGGGTGGCGGACATATCAATGGATCGCTGCTCGACCAGGGTTTGATCGACGAGGTGAGCATAATGTACGGCTACGGCATTGACGGGCGCGAGGGCATGGCTGCTGCCTTCGACGGTAGAACGAGGGAGCGGAACCCCGTCCGGCTGGCCTTCAAGAGCGTGGAGGAGCAGGACGGAATCGTGTGGATGAGATACCAGGTCGTGAATTCATAA
- a CDS encoding IS4 family transposase produces the protein MNAGNTVFSQLMSLIPDYELRKCIDRYRGDFHARRFTCRDQFLVMSYAQLTSSASLRSIEAQLTAFNSKLYHAGLKVMPKSTLADMNEKKDWRIYQDYAMVLVERAKVLYKDEYYRLGIDNMVYAFDSSTINLCLHLCPWAKFHHDKGAFKMHTLIDVKNNIPNFIMLTPGNVHDTQAMDSLPVEAGAYYLMDKGYVDFDRLFRLFQQQKAYFVTRAKDNMKYSVFEAREVDRQTGVISDESISLTGLFTAKKYPDLLRLVVYEDFAQNVVYRFLTNDFTLEAITIAELYRERWTIETFFKWIKQHLHIKTFYGTSQNAVFTQIWIAICDYLLLIIALKMYHIEQNLYIFSNVIGQVLFERTPLNELFDKPIINQNPEDDRQLSLW, from the coding sequence ATGAATGCCGGAAATACTGTATTCTCGCAACTGATGTCTCTCATCCCTGACTACGAGCTCAGGAAATGTATTGACAGATATAGAGGGGATTTTCATGCAAGACGATTCACTTGCCGTGACCAGTTCCTTGTCATGAGTTATGCTCAGCTGACCAGCAGCGCAAGCCTTCGTAGCATAGAGGCTCAGTTGACTGCTTTCAACTCCAAGTTGTATCATGCCGGTCTGAAGGTGATGCCCAAGTCCACTCTCGCCGACATGAACGAGAAGAAGGACTGGCGTATCTATCAGGACTACGCAATGGTACTTGTCGAGAGGGCTAAAGTCCTGTATAAAGATGAATACTATCGGTTGGGAATTGACAATATGGTGTATGCCTTTGACAGCAGTACCATCAACCTGTGTCTGCATCTCTGTCCATGGGCGAAGTTCCATCATGACAAAGGTGCTTTCAAGATGCACACTTTGATTGATGTAAAGAACAACATACCCAACTTCATCATGCTTACTCCTGGCAATGTGCATGATACTCAGGCTATGGACAGCTTGCCTGTAGAAGCAGGGGCTTACTATCTGATGGATAAAGGCTATGTGGACTTTGACCGTCTGTTCCGTCTCTTCCAACAGCAGAAGGCTTACTTTGTAACCAGAGCAAAGGACAACATGAAATATTCCGTATTCGAGGCAAGAGAGGTTGACAGGCAGACTGGCGTCATCTCTGACGAGTCCATCAGTCTTACTGGTCTCTTTACAGCCAAGAAGTACCCTGATTTGTTGCGTCTGGTCGTCTATGAGGACTTTGCGCAGAACGTAGTGTATCGATTCCTGACGAATGACTTCACCCTTGAAGCAATTACCATTGCGGAACTGTACCGAGAGCGCTGGACTATCGAAACGTTCTTCAAATGGATCAAGCAGCACCTGCACATCAAGACGTTCTATGGGACGTCCCAAAACGCAGTCTTCACACAGATATGGATTGCCATCTGTGACTACCTGCTGCTTATTATTGCTCTGAAGATGTATCATATCGAACAAAATCTTTACATATTCTCTAATGTCATCGGCCAAGTTCTCTTTGAGAGGACTCCGCTGAATGAACTTTTTGACAAACCAATTATTAATCAAAATCCGGAAGATGACCGCCAACTTTCGCTTTGGTGA
- a CDS encoding flavodoxin has translation MNIKSIITAAIALLISTACSGGAKQEKVMNKDGKSLVVFFSHAGDNYAVGNIEVGNTKIVADYITELTGAEQFEIVTHKYDGMAYNPLIKLAQEEARNGELPEYEGDIDLSKYDTVFIGGPVWWGTYPQVMFTFFKKHANDLKGKTVIPFTTHEGSGLANCVEDVEDAFPGANVTKGFSIYGHEVRTEKKKVEKWLKSLTPNPSPNGEGSK, from the coding sequence ATGAATATCAAAAGTATCATCACAGCCGCCATAGCATTGCTGATTTCCACAGCTTGCAGCGGTGGCGCAAAACAGGAGAAAGTTATGAACAAGGATGGTAAAAGTTTGGTAGTATTCTTCTCGCATGCGGGAGACAACTACGCAGTAGGAAACATTGAGGTAGGCAACACGAAGATTGTGGCCGACTACATCACAGAATTGACGGGCGCTGAGCAGTTTGAAATCGTTACCCACAAGTATGACGGCATGGCCTACAACCCGCTCATCAAACTGGCGCAGGAAGAAGCAAGGAACGGCGAGCTGCCCGAGTATGAGGGCGACATTGATTTGTCAAAGTACGATACGGTGTTCATTGGTGGACCTGTATGGTGGGGCACTTATCCTCAAGTAATGTTTACTTTCTTCAAGAAACACGCTAATGACCTGAAGGGCAAGACCGTCATCCCTTTCACCACCCACGAAGGTTCTGGATTGGCCAACTGTGTAGAGGATGTGGAGGATGCATTCCCTGGTGCAAATGTTACAAAGGGCTTCAGTATCTATGGTCACGAAGTGCGTACGGAAAAGAAAAAGGTCGAGAAGTGGTTGAAAAGCCTCACCCCCAACCCCTCTCCGAATGGCGAGGGGAGTAAATAG